A genomic stretch from Setaria viridis chromosome 1, Setaria_viridis_v4.0, whole genome shotgun sequence includes:
- the LOC117855104 gene encoding FBD-associated F-box protein At1g66310 isoform X3 translates to MEENSKFHLHFSHSLTVWPGDLPVPAHPPSERVAAAEEARRCHREDARHMFDGMRLQKRSKDDEASTACGGTDRISGLPEGVLHHVLSLLPAHDAVRTCVLARRWRHLWRSAPGIRITGVKGWRDADKFVAFVDRLLSLRGSCAPVESCKMKFDAGDFDFDYFLLAKKQHVSHWIMDAVRLNVQAVPHL, encoded by the exons ATGGAAGAAAATTCGAAATTCCATCTTCACTTCTCTCATTCTCTGACGGTCTGGCCAGGTGACCTCCCAGTCCCCGCTCATCCGCCGAGCGAGCGagtagcggcggcggaggaggccagACGGTGTCACAG AGAGGACGCACGCCACATGTTCGACGGAATGCGGCTTCAGAAGCGGAGCAAGGACGACGAGGCGTCCACCGCGTGTGGCGGCACGGACCGCATCAGCGGCCTACCGGAGGGCGTCCTCCACCACGTGCTGTCCCTCCTGCCAGCGCACGACGCGGTGCGGACGTGCGTGCTCGCCCGGCGCTGGCGCCACCTCTGGAGGTCCGCGCCGGGGATCCGCATCACCGGCGTCAAGGGGTGGCGCGACGCCGACAAGTTCGTCGCCTTCGTGGACCGACTGCTCAGCCTCCGAGGGAGCTGCGCGCCAGTGGAGTCATGCAAGATGAAATTCGATGCGGGCGACTTCGACTTTGACTACTTCCTGCTTGCCAAGAAGCAGCACGTGAGCCACTGGATCATGGATGCTGTGCGCCTCAATGTCCAG GCTGTCCCGCACTTGTAG
- the LOC117855104 gene encoding F-box/LRR-repeat protein At3g59200 isoform X1: protein MEENSKFHLHFSHSLTVWPGDLPVPAHPPSERVAAAEEARRCHREDARHMFDGMRLQKRSKDDEASTACGGTDRISGLPEGVLHHVLSLLPAHDAVRTCVLARRWRHLWRSAPGIRITGVKGWRDADKFVAFVDRLLSLRGSCAPVESCKMKFDAGDFDFDYFLLAKKQHVSHWIMDAVRLNVQVFRLSFAELESFCLPHLPLVSQHLVRLELACVDANDSILDFSGCPALVVLRMKYCFVNAGKLLSASLKKLIMINCEFRRGNRTRISLPSLVSLELIRCYGRTPLLECIPSLERAIVSLAGYSEDYCIDGGTGDCGDDSCEGCRYYYGSDGNRNNCVFLKGLSEATHVELSACPGVFVFNRDLKWCPIFTKLKTLLLDEWCVADCNALICFLQHSPALEKLTLQLYMASQYPVKTDGRYNPLELPFASHHLKIVEIKCEEVDGRVHKILSSLNTYGIPLNHIEIQQTNRSSGSGYVNLVCTGFS from the exons ATGGAAGAAAATTCGAAATTCCATCTTCACTTCTCTCATTCTCTGACGGTCTGGCCAGGTGACCTCCCAGTCCCCGCTCATCCGCCGAGCGAGCGagtagcggcggcggaggaggccagACGGTGTCACAG AGAGGACGCACGCCACATGTTCGACGGAATGCGGCTTCAGAAGCGGAGCAAGGACGACGAGGCGTCCACCGCGTGTGGCGGCACGGACCGCATCAGCGGCCTACCGGAGGGCGTCCTCCACCACGTGCTGTCCCTCCTGCCAGCGCACGACGCGGTGCGGACGTGCGTGCTCGCCCGGCGCTGGCGCCACCTCTGGAGGTCCGCGCCGGGGATCCGCATCACCGGCGTCAAGGGGTGGCGCGACGCCGACAAGTTCGTCGCCTTCGTGGACCGACTGCTCAGCCTCCGAGGGAGCTGCGCGCCAGTGGAGTCATGCAAGATGAAATTCGATGCGGGCGACTTCGACTTTGACTACTTCCTGCTTGCCAAGAAGCAGCACGTGAGCCACTGGATCATGGATGCTGTGCGCCTCAATGTCCAGGTGTTCCGATTATCTTTTGCCGAATTGGAAAGTTTCTGTCTACCTCATCTGCCTCTCGTCAGCCAGCACCTCGTGAGGCTAGAGCTTGCCTGCGTTGATGCCAACGACAGCATTCTTGATTTTTCAGGCTGTCCCGCACTTGTAGTTCTGAGGATGAAGTACTGCTTCGTAAATGCTGGCAAACTGCTATCTGCATCCTTGAAGAAACTAATCATGATTAATTGTGAATTTCGCCGGGGAAACCGCACCAGAATTTCGTTGCCAAGTCTTGTTTCACTGGAGCTAATTCGTTGCTATGGTAGGACTCCTCTGCTTGAATGCATACCATCCCTAGAAAGAGCTATTGTCAGCCTTGCTGGTTATTCTGAGGACTACTGTATTGATGGTGGCACCGGCGATTGCGGTGATGATTCTTGTGAGGGTTGTCGATATTATTACGGGTCTGATGGTAACCGCAACAACTGTGTGTTTCTCAAAGGTTTGTCGGAAGCAACACACGTGGAGTTGTCAGCTTGTCCTGGTGTG TTTGTTTTCAATAGGGATTTAAAGTGGTGCCCTATATTTACCAAGTTAAAGACTTTGCTACTCGATGAGTGGTGTGTTGCTGATTGCAATGCATTGATTTGTTTCCTCCAACATTCGCCAGCCCTGGAAAAGCTTACTCTTCAACTTTACATG GCATCCCAATATCCAGTGAAAACAGATGGAAGATATAACCCATTGGAGCTGCCATTTGCATCCCATCATCTTAAGATAGTTGAAATCAAATGTGAAGAGGTCGATGGGAGGGTTCACAAAATTTTAAGTAGCCTGAATACCTATGGCATACCACTGAATCACATTGAGATCCAACAAACTAATAGAAGTTCCGGATCTGGAT ACGTCAATTTGGTGTGCACTGGTTTCAGCTAA
- the LOC117855104 gene encoding F-box protein At5g03100 isoform X2: MFDGMRLQKRSKDDEASTACGGTDRISGLPEGVLHHVLSLLPAHDAVRTCVLARRWRHLWRSAPGIRITGVKGWRDADKFVAFVDRLLSLRGSCAPVESCKMKFDAGDFDFDYFLLAKKQHVSHWIMDAVRLNVQVFRLSFAELESFCLPHLPLVSQHLVRLELACVDANDSILDFSGCPALVVLRMKYCFVNAGKLLSASLKKLIMINCEFRRGNRTRISLPSLVSLELIRCYGRTPLLECIPSLERAIVSLAGYSEDYCIDGGTGDCGDDSCEGCRYYYGSDGNRNNCVFLKGLSEATHVELSACPGVFVFNRDLKWCPIFTKLKTLLLDEWCVADCNALICFLQHSPALEKLTLQLYMASQYPVKTDGRYNPLELPFASHHLKIVEIKCEEVDGRVHKILSSLNTYGIPLNHIEIQQTNRSSGSGYVNLVCTGFS; encoded by the exons ATGTTCGACGGAATGCGGCTTCAGAAGCGGAGCAAGGACGACGAGGCGTCCACCGCGTGTGGCGGCACGGACCGCATCAGCGGCCTACCGGAGGGCGTCCTCCACCACGTGCTGTCCCTCCTGCCAGCGCACGACGCGGTGCGGACGTGCGTGCTCGCCCGGCGCTGGCGCCACCTCTGGAGGTCCGCGCCGGGGATCCGCATCACCGGCGTCAAGGGGTGGCGCGACGCCGACAAGTTCGTCGCCTTCGTGGACCGACTGCTCAGCCTCCGAGGGAGCTGCGCGCCAGTGGAGTCATGCAAGATGAAATTCGATGCGGGCGACTTCGACTTTGACTACTTCCTGCTTGCCAAGAAGCAGCACGTGAGCCACTGGATCATGGATGCTGTGCGCCTCAATGTCCAGGTGTTCCGATTATCTTTTGCCGAATTGGAAAGTTTCTGTCTACCTCATCTGCCTCTCGTCAGCCAGCACCTCGTGAGGCTAGAGCTTGCCTGCGTTGATGCCAACGACAGCATTCTTGATTTTTCAGGCTGTCCCGCACTTGTAGTTCTGAGGATGAAGTACTGCTTCGTAAATGCTGGCAAACTGCTATCTGCATCCTTGAAGAAACTAATCATGATTAATTGTGAATTTCGCCGGGGAAACCGCACCAGAATTTCGTTGCCAAGTCTTGTTTCACTGGAGCTAATTCGTTGCTATGGTAGGACTCCTCTGCTTGAATGCATACCATCCCTAGAAAGAGCTATTGTCAGCCTTGCTGGTTATTCTGAGGACTACTGTATTGATGGTGGCACCGGCGATTGCGGTGATGATTCTTGTGAGGGTTGTCGATATTATTACGGGTCTGATGGTAACCGCAACAACTGTGTGTTTCTCAAAGGTTTGTCGGAAGCAACACACGTGGAGTTGTCAGCTTGTCCTGGTGTG TTTGTTTTCAATAGGGATTTAAAGTGGTGCCCTATATTTACCAAGTTAAAGACTTTGCTACTCGATGAGTGGTGTGTTGCTGATTGCAATGCATTGATTTGTTTCCTCCAACATTCGCCAGCCCTGGAAAAGCTTACTCTTCAACTTTACATG GCATCCCAATATCCAGTGAAAACAGATGGAAGATATAACCCATTGGAGCTGCCATTTGCATCCCATCATCTTAAGATAGTTGAAATCAAATGTGAAGAGGTCGATGGGAGGGTTCACAAAATTTTAAGTAGCCTGAATACCTATGGCATACCACTGAATCACATTGAGATCCAACAAACTAATAGAAGTTCCGGATCTGGAT ACGTCAATTTGGTGTGCACTGGTTTCAGCTAA